In the genome of Streptomyces sp. 846.5, the window CCGCGGATCACGGCGGCAGTGCAGCACCAGCGCCTCCGGGGCCGCTCCCGCCGCCCCGTCCCGCAGCGTCGCCAGCAACCGGGCGTGACCGTGCCGGACGACCTCCCCGGCGAGCCGCAGCAGCTCCGCCACCTGCCCCTCCGCCAGCCCGGCGTCCAGGTCCTCGGCGAGCACCGTGAGCAGCCGGTCCACCTGGGGGACCTCCGCCGAGCTCATATGGAGCACTCCGGGGCCGGTCAGCAGCACCGTCGCGAAGGCCAGGTAGCGCAGCAGGCCGCTGCTCATCGACTCGGCCCCGGTCACCGCGCCCTCCCCCTCCCACAGCGCCGCCCGCACCCGCGCGTCGTCGCTGCGCAGCACCCCCAGCTCACGGACCGGGTAGGGGCTGCCGGTCCTGACGCTCTGCAGCAGCTTGCCGTACCTGATCCGGCACTCGGACTGGATCCGCGCCAGCACCGCCGAGAGGTTCGCCGCAGTGCTCCGCAGCCTGGCGTCGTCCCCGGCCGGGACCCAGCCCCGCATCAGCGCGGGCACCGGGTCGACCGGGAACACCTCGCGCAGGGCCGTGAGCAGGTCCTCCACCGCCGTGAGCACCCGCTGCTCGCCGGCGGTGGCCCCGGCGATCCGCAGCGGCAGCTGGGCCGCCAGCAGGCTGCCGGCCGCCAGCGGGGCGCGGATGTCGCCCTGCCGCCCGTCGCTGTGCCAGACCGCGTTGATCCGGCCCCGCGCGCGGTCCTCCTCCCCGGTGGCGAGCAGCACCCGGGGCGGAGCCCCCGGCAGGGTCCCGGTGATCCGCTCGGCGACGATCCTGGGCTCGCCGTCGGTCCGCACCGCCACTTCCAGGCTCACCGTTCCGCTGCGGGCTGTCTCCACGCTGCAGCCGAGCCGGAACCCCTGTCGGCCGTGCGGCACGCAGCCGCGCAGTCCGCCGCGGACCGAGGCCAGGGCCTCGGGCAGGTCGGCCCCGCCGGCCAGTCCGGACAGGGCGGCCAGTGCATCCAGCAGATTGGATTTTCCGCTGCCGGAGACGCCCTGCACCAGCGTGACCGGGGCCAGCGGCAGCACGGTGCCGACATGGGACTTGAACGCCACCAGGCGCAGTTCGCCGATGGTGGCCCGGCGCGGGGAAGACTCGTTCACGCCCGGTTCAACGAGCGACCGGCCCTTTGGTGAACTCCCTCAGCGAACCGCCTTGGTGAACCTGCTCAGGGTGACCGACGCCGTCACCGGCACCGGGTCCGGCAGCCCCGCGATCCGTTCGGCCAGCGCGGCCGGGTCGGTGTGCCAGGCGCTGGGGCCCATGCCCACCACGGTGCGGACGGCCTCGTGGTCCAGCAGCATGGTGAAGTCGTGCTCGCTTCCGCCCGCGGACTCCAGATGCGGTCCCAGCGTGGCCGCCAGCCGTTCCTCCTTCCGCCCGTCCACCCCGAGCAGGCCCAACTCCTTTACCAGTTCCTCCAGGTGACGCGGCGTCGGGGTGACGGTCAGCAGGGTGCCGCCGGGTCGCAGCACCCGGCGCAGCTCCGGGCCGTTGCGCGGGGCGAAGACATTGAGCACCAGGTCGGCGGCATCGTCCCGGATCGGCAGCGGTCGCCAGGCGTCGCAGACCACGGCCCCGGCGCGGGGGTGCGAGCGCGCCGCGCGGCGCAGCGCGAACTTGGAGATGTCCAGGGCGATTCCGTGCGCCTCGGGCAGCGCGTCGAGGACCGCGGCGAGGTAGTGGCCGGTGCCCGCGCCGAGGTCGACCACGCAGCGGGCGTCGGCCGGGGCGGCCGCGGCGAGCGCTTCGGCGACAGGGGCGTAGTGCCCTGCGCCGAGGAAGGCGTCGCGGGCGGCGACCATGGCGGCGGTGTCGCCGGTGCCGGTGTGGGCGTCGCCGGGCAGCAGACTGACGTAGCCCTGCCTGGCGACGTCGAAGGTGTGCCGCCCGGGGCAGCGCAGTGCCCCGCCGCCCGGACCGGCCGCGAGACCCTGCCCGCAGTGCGGGCAGACCAGGTACTCCACAACGTCCTGCAGCACGCGTCCGTCTCCCTGCGGTCCCTGCGGTGTCAACTGAACCCGCAGGTCAGACTAGTCGGTCCCGTCGCCCTCGGACTCCCCGTCGGTCTCGGGCAGCTGGTCGACGATCCAGCCCGCCAGCCGCTCGGCCGCGCCGTCGACACCGAGCCGGCCGTCGCGCACGGCGCGGGCCAGGGCACGCATCTCGCGGGTGGTGGTGGCCACGTTGGCGCCGCCGGAGACCAGGTAGGCGAAGGCGACGGCGGTGGCGAAGAGCTCGTTGTTGCGTTCCAGCGCCGGCACCCGGATCAGCTGGTGCATCAGCGCCGCGGCGCGGTCCTCGGGCTCGGGGTAGACGAGCACGTCGAAGATCTCCGCCTGGTGCCGGGTCACCGCGGCGACGAGCGAGCCGTAGTCGGTGACCCGGGGGTCGCCCGGGGTGTACTGCTCGGCGACCATGAGCAGCCAGGACAGGTCGATCTCGACGTTCAACGGCGCTGTCCCGCTCCTTCGTGCTCACCGAACTCGGCGAGGAAGGCCGCCTCGTACTCCTTCATGAACTGCGCGGCGGCGTCCACAAAGGACCTGCCGGTCTCTCCCATGTCCTGCTGGACCAGCTTCTCGATGTACTGGTTCATGCTGATCCCCTCCTGTTCCGCCCTGGCGCGGGCGATCTCGGCCGTGGTGGCGTCCACCCGGACATTGAGCTGCTTCTTTGTCATACTTCCAAGCTAGCGCGATTCTGCTAGCACGCAAGGGTCATAAGAAGAGCACTACCCACAGCACGAACCTGCCAAGAGCGGAACAGGTCACGGGAAATCAACCCGAAACGGGCTCCAGGATCGCCACGCACTCGAAGTGCTGGGTCATCGGGAACAGGTCGAAGGCCCGCAGGCTGACCGGACGGTAGCCGACCGAGGCGAAGAAGCCCAGGTCACGGGCGAGCGCGGCCGGGTCGCAGGCGACATAGGCGATCCGCCGGGGCGTGAGCCCGGCCAGGTGGCGCACGGTGTCACGGCCCGCGCCGGAGCGCGGCGGATCGAGCACCACCAGGTCCGTCTCGGTGATACCGGTGCGCGGCAGCAGCCGCTCCACCTTGTCGCACTCGATCCGCACCCGGCCCTCGCCGATCAGGTCGCCGAGATTGTGCCGGGCATCGGCCACCGACTGCTTGGAGGACTCGATGCCGAGCACCGCGCCGGTCTCCCCGAGCTGGTCGGCCAGGGCGCCGGCGAACAGGCCCACGCCGCAGTACAGGTCCAGGGCGTTCTCGCCCTCCTGCGGGTCCAGGCCCTCCAACACGGCCGAGACCAGCAGATCGGGGGCCTCCGGGTGGATCTGCCAGAAACCGCCCTCGCTGACCCGCCAGGTACGGCCGGCCGCCCGCTCCCGGACGAACGAACGCCCGTGCACCCGGTGCAGACCGCCGTGGTCGTCGATCCGCATCACCGACACCGGCCGGTCCAGCTCGACGATCGGCAGCCTGGCCCCGGCCCGCGGCGTCAGGATCACCTGGCGGTCGGACGACCCGGTCGCGGCGATCGCCTCGACCATGGCCATGCCCTCCCAGTCACGCGCCTCGACGCCCAGCTCGGTCACCCCGGCCGCGGCGATCAGACAGCGGTCGATGGGCTGCACCCGGTGCGAGCGGTGCCGCCGCAGACCGGCCTCACCGGTGTCCGGGTCGACCGCGTACTGGACCCGGGTCCGCCACTGCGGCACCGTGCCGACCGGGAGCTTGCCGCCGACCGGCTCGATGCTGCCGTCCCAGCCGGCCCCGGCCGGGTCGAGCTTGGCCAGCTGCCGCAGCTGCTCGGTCAGCACCTGCACCTTCAGCTTGCGCTGCGCGCCCGGGGTCGCGTGCTGCCAGTCGCAGCCGCCGCACTTCCCCGGTCCGGCGAAGGCGCAGGGCGGCTCCACCCGGTCCTTGGACGGCTGCAGCACCTCGACCGCGTCCGCGCGCAGGAAGCGCGAGGACTCCGTGCCGTCGGTGACCTCGGCGACCACCCGCTCGCCGGGCAGGGCATGCCGGACGAACAGCACCCGGCCCTCGTGCCGGGCCACGCAGTGGCCGCCGTGGGCGACCGGGCCCACCTCGACCTCGTACCGCTGCCCGACCAGGGACGGCGCCTCGCCTTCGGCGGCGGCGGTCTCGGATCGGGTCCTGCCAGGGGGTGTCACGCGCTGCTGTCCTTGCTGTCGGTCGTCCCAGCGCCGCCCGTGCCGTTCTCCGTGCCCTCGGCGGCGCCCGCGCGCTTCTGCACACGGAGGAGGTCTCCACGACGGATCTGCCCGGGGGCGTTCCACTCCACCGGCTTGCGACGGCGCTCGGAGGACTCCAGCTGCCAGGGTACCGAGGTCACCATGACACCCGGGGTGAACAGCAGCCGGCCCTTGAGCCGCAGCGCGCTCTGGTTGTGCAGCAGCTGCTCGTACCAGTGGCCCACCACGTACTCGGGGATGTAGACGGTGACCACGGCGCGCGGGCTGTCCTTGCGCAGCTGCCGAACGTAGTCCACCACCGGACGGGTGACCTCGCGGTACGGCGAGTGCAGCACCTTCAGCGGGATCTCGATCCCGCGCCGCTCCCAGTCCGCCTTCAGCGCCGCGGTGTCCGCCGGGTCCACGTCCACCGTGACCGCCTCCAGCGTGGAGGTGTGCGCGGAGCGCGAGAGCTGCGCGTACGCCAGCGCCCGCAGGGTGGGCTTGTGCAGCTTGGACACCAGCACCACCGAGTGCACCTTCGACGGCAGCACCGCCTCGTCGGGGCGCTCGTCTGCCGCGACCAGCTCGGCGGAGACCCGGTCGTAGTGCTTCCTGATCGCCTTCATCATCACGAAGAAGACCACCATCAGCAGGCAGGACATCCAGGCGCCGGAGAGGAACTTGGTGCCGAGGACGACCACCAGGACGCACGCGGTGCAGGCCAGGCCGATGCTGTTGATCACCCGGCTGCGCATCATCCGGCGGCGCACCGACGGCTCGGTCTCGGTCTTCAGCAGCCGGGTCCAGTGCCGGATCATGCCGGTCTGGCTCATGTTGAAGGAGACGAAGACGCCGATGATGTAGAGCTGGATCAGCCGGTTGGGGTCGGCGCCGTAGCCGATGATGAAGACGATCGCGACGCCGGCCAGCATGATGATGCCGTTGGAGAACGCCAGCCGGTCCCCGCGGGTGTGCAACTGGCGCGGCA includes:
- a CDS encoding methyltransferase domain-containing protein; amino-acid sequence: MLQDVVEYLVCPHCGQGLAAGPGGGALRCPGRHTFDVARQGYVSLLPGDAHTGTGDTAAMVAARDAFLGAGHYAPVAEALAAAAPADARCVVDLGAGTGHYLAAVLDALPEAHGIALDISKFALRRAARSHPRAGAVVCDAWRPLPIRDDAADLVLNVFAPRNGPELRRVLRPGGTLLTVTPTPRHLEELVKELGLLGVDGRKEERLAATLGPHLESAGGSEHDFTMLLDHEAVRTVVGMGPSAWHTDPAALAERIAGLPDPVPVTASVTLSRFTKAVR
- a CDS encoding class I SAM-dependent RNA methyltransferase, which gives rise to MTPPGRTRSETAAAEGEAPSLVGQRYEVEVGPVAHGGHCVARHEGRVLFVRHALPGERVVAEVTDGTESSRFLRADAVEVLQPSKDRVEPPCAFAGPGKCGGCDWQHATPGAQRKLKVQVLTEQLRQLAKLDPAGAGWDGSIEPVGGKLPVGTVPQWRTRVQYAVDPDTGEAGLRRHRSHRVQPIDRCLIAAAGVTELGVEARDWEGMAMVEAIAATGSSDRQVILTPRAGARLPIVELDRPVSVMRIDDHGGLHRVHGRSFVRERAAGRTWRVSEGGFWQIHPEAPDLLVSAVLEGLDPQEGENALDLYCGVGLFAGALADQLGETGAVLGIESSKQSVADARHNLGDLIGEGRVRIECDKVERLLPRTGITETDLVVLDPPRSGAGRDTVRHLAGLTPRRIAYVACDPAALARDLGFFASVGYRPVSLRAFDLFPMTQHFECVAILEPVSG
- a CDS encoding fic family toxin-antitoxin system, toxin component, with protein sequence MNVEIDLSWLLMVAEQYTPGDPRVTDYGSLVAAVTRHQAEIFDVLVYPEPEDRAAALMHQLIRVPALERNNELFATAVAFAYLVSGGANVATTTREMRALARAVRDGRLGVDGAAERLAGWIVDQLPETDGESEGDGTD
- a CDS encoding ATP-binding protein; this translates as MNESSPRRATIGELRLVAFKSHVGTVLPLAPVTLVQGVSGSGKSNLLDALAALSGLAGGADLPEALASVRGGLRGCVPHGRQGFRLGCSVETARSGTVSLEVAVRTDGEPRIVAERITGTLPGAPPRVLLATGEEDRARGRINAVWHSDGRQGDIRAPLAAGSLLAAQLPLRIAGATAGEQRVLTAVEDLLTALREVFPVDPVPALMRGWVPAGDDARLRSTAANLSAVLARIQSECRIRYGKLLQSVRTGSPYPVRELGVLRSDDARVRAALWEGEGAVTGAESMSSGLLRYLAFATVLLTGPGVLHMSSAEVPQVDRLLTVLAEDLDAGLAEGQVAELLRLAGEVVRHGHARLLATLRDGAAGAAPEALVLHCRRDPRTGYSVLEPSSAPAPAPSAAPAPVRVGVGGRGEWAHD
- a CDS encoding toxin-antitoxin system HicB family antitoxin, coding for MTKKQLNVRVDATTAEIARARAEQEGISMNQYIEKLVQQDMGETGRSFVDAAAQFMKEYEAAFLAEFGEHEGAGQRR